A part of Desulfofundulus salinus genomic DNA contains:
- the cobT gene encoding nicotinate-nucleotide--dimethylbenzimidazole phosphoribosyltransferase: MLLEKTIAEVGTLYLEPMAEAKKRLDSLIKPPGSLGRLEELAVQLAGITGNPRPVVGDRVIIIMAGDHGVVAEGVSVAPQEITHQQIPAFLSGVAGIGVLGRLAGARLVVVDVGVAVPVDYPGVLNRKVRPGTGNIARGPAMTREEAVRSVEVGIEVVQGEIDRGATLIGLGDMGIGNTTPSSAIAAVLGGYTPEEVTGRGTLVNDQVLRQKIKVVAMALEVNRPDPADALDVLAKVGGLEIGGLAGVILGAAARRVPVVIDGFITTAAAMVAVALQPRVKEFMIASHLSGEQGHRLMLEYLGLVPMLYLNMRLGEGTGAALAMHLVEAACRVINEMASFSEAGIADLDEDKILK; the protein is encoded by the coding sequence TTGCTGCTGGAAAAGACCATTGCCGAAGTGGGAACGCTATACCTGGAGCCCATGGCTGAAGCCAAAAAACGGCTGGACAGTCTGATCAAGCCACCTGGCAGCCTGGGCCGGCTGGAGGAGCTGGCCGTCCAACTGGCCGGTATTACCGGCAACCCCCGCCCCGTGGTTGGCGACCGGGTGATTATCATTATGGCCGGGGATCACGGTGTGGTGGCCGAGGGAGTGAGTGTGGCGCCCCAGGAGATCACCCACCAGCAGATTCCGGCTTTCCTTTCGGGGGTGGCCGGTATCGGCGTGCTGGGGCGGCTGGCCGGCGCCCGCCTGGTAGTGGTGGACGTGGGAGTAGCGGTGCCGGTAGATTACCCCGGTGTGCTTAACCGGAAAGTGCGTCCCGGGACGGGGAACATTGCCCGCGGCCCGGCCATGACCCGGGAGGAAGCGGTACGGTCGGTGGAAGTGGGTATTGAGGTTGTCCAGGGGGAGATCGACCGGGGAGCCACTTTGATTGGCCTTGGCGATATGGGCATCGGAAACACCACTCCCAGCAGCGCCATTGCCGCGGTGCTGGGTGGTTATACCCCCGAGGAGGTTACCGGCAGGGGCACCCTGGTCAACGACCAGGTTCTGCGCCAGAAGATAAAAGTGGTAGCCATGGCGCTGGAAGTGAACCGGCCCGATCCAGCAGACGCTCTGGACGTGCTGGCCAAAGTGGGTGGGCTGGAGATTGGCGGCCTGGCCGGGGTTATTCTGGGGGCAGCCGCCCGGCGGGTGCCCGTGGTCATCGACGGCTTTATTACCACTGCGGCGGCCATGGTGGCGGTTGCCCTGCAGCCCCGGGTGAAGGAATTTATGATTGCTTCTCATCTTTCCGGCGAACAGGGCCATCGTTTGATGCTGGAGTATTTAGGACTGGTACCCATGCTTTACCTGAACATGCGCCTGGGTGAAGGAACCGGTGCGGCCCTGGCCATGCACCTGGTGGAGGCGGCCTGCCGGGTGATTAACGAGATGGCCAGTTTCAGCGAGGCGGGCATCGCCGATCTGGATGAAGATAAAATATTAAAGTAA